From one Anabas testudineus chromosome 18, fAnaTes1.2, whole genome shotgun sequence genomic stretch:
- the cldn7a gene encoding claudin-7-A, whose protein sequence is MANSGIQLLGFFLSLIGIVGLIVGTILPQWKMSAYIGDNIITAVAMYQGLWMSCAFQSTGQLQCKIYDSILQLDSSLQATRALMIVGIIVSIAGLGVACMGMKCTTCGGNDKLRKSRIAMTGGIILLVGGLCAIVACSWFAHNVIRAFYNPYTPVNTKFEFGAAIFIAWGGSLLDVLGGAMLAASCPRKKQVSKYPSMAGSRSGPPSSTKEYV, encoded by the exons ATGGCCAACTCCGGGATTCAGCTGCTGGGATTCTTCCTGTCGCTCATTGGTATTGTTGGACTGATCGTCGGGACCATCCTGCCGCAGTGGAAGATGTCAGCGTACATCGGAGACAACATCATCACCGCGGTGGCCATGTACCAGGGGCTGTGGATGTCCTGTGCTTTCCAAAGTACCGGACAGCTCCAGTGTAAGATCTACGACTCCATCCTGCAGCTCGACA GTTCTCTTCAGGCCACTCGTGCCTTGATGATAGTCGGCATCATTGTGTCCATCGCCGGGTTGGGCGTGGCGTGCATGGGAATGAAGTGTACCACCTGTGGCGGGAACGACAAACTACGCAAGTCTCGCATTGCCATGACAGGAGGCATCATTCTGCTAGTGGGCG ggCTTTGTGCCATCGTAGCATGCTCCTGGTTTGCTCACAATGTCATCCGAGCCTTCTATAATCCCTACACCCCGGTCAACACCAA GTTTGAGTTTGGTGCAGCCATTTTCATTGCCTGGGGCGGGTCCCTCCTAGATGTTCTGGGTGGTGCCATGTTGGCTGCGTCCTGTCCACGGAAGAAGCAAGTATCCAAATACCCATCCATGGCTGGTTCCCGCTCTGGCCCTCCAAGCAGCACTAAGGAATATGTCTGA
- the chrnb1l gene encoding cholinergic receptor, nicotinic, beta 1 (muscle) like: protein MRALIGQMKMKFNPDVRRDSLLIACSCLCLAFTGASETERRLHQKLFENYNMKVRPARYWEEKVMVRVGMTLSQLVSLNEKNGEMTTNVFMNMAWTDYRLSWNPEEHDNIKVLRIPPNKVWRPDIYLINNNDGQFDVALYVNVLVYSDGTVNWLPPAIYRSSCSIEVAYFPFDWQNCSMVFRSYTYDASEVDLQYFLDDDGNEIHEIVIDENAFTENGEWNICHKPTRKNAKEDLYEDITFYLIIERKPLFYIINIIVPCILTSVLAIFVFYLPPGAGEKMTLSISVLIALTVFMLLLADKVPETSLGIPIIVNYVMFTMILVTFSVILSVVVLNLHHRTPSTHIMPHWVRKVFIHFLPKYIGMMRPNPEEPLLDEKSNEDTPLRSFNGRQPGGEYFFRKINPDLVLPWRGRCESTVQLQRLPNTDNYCLILPPNLKSAIAAVTYMAEQLKKQDVDDTMTGDWQFIALVVDRLFLWLFVIISTLGTLAMFLDASFNYTPDNPFP from the exons ATGAGAGCCTTGATTGGACAAATGAAGATGAAGTTCAATCCTGATGTGAGGAGGGACAGCCTTCTCATCGCATGCAGCTGCCTTTGTCTAGCCTTCACTG GCGCCTCAGAAACAGAGCGAAGGCTTCATCAGAAGCTATTCGAGAACTACAACATGAAAGTCAGACCAGCTCGATACTGGGAGGAGAAGGTGATGGTGCGAGTGGGGATGACGCTTTCCCAGCTTGTCAGCTTG AACGAGAAGAACGGCGAGATGACAACCAACGTATTCATGAATATG GCGTGGACAGATTACAGGTTGTCATGGAACCCGGAGGAACATGACAACATCAAGGTTTTGAGGATTCCTCCCAACAAGGTGTGGCGTCCTGACATCTACCTCATAAACAA TAATGATGGTCAGTTTGATGTGGCTCTCTATGTCAACGTATTAGTTTACAGTGATGGGACAGTCAACTGGCTTCCCCCAGCCATTTACCGCAGCTCCTGTTCTATAGAG GTGGCATACTTCCCGTTTGACTGGCAGAACTGCAGCATGGTGTTCCGCTCATACACCTACGATGCCTCTGAGGTGGACCTGCAGTACTTTCTGGATGACGATGGCAACGAGATCCATGAGATTGTTATAGATGAGAATGCTTTCACTG AGAACGGAGAATGGAACATCTGTCACAAACCCACCAGGAAGAACGCTAAGGAGGACCTGTACGAGGACATCACCTTCTACCTCATCATAGAGAGGAAGCCTCTATTCTACATCATTAACATCATCGTGCCCTGTATTCTCACCAGCGTGTTGGCTATATTTGTCTTTTACCTGCCCCCAGGAGCAG GAGAGAAGATGACTCTCTCCATTTCTGTCCTCATTGCCCTGACTGTCTttatgctgctgctggctgaCAAGGTCCCTGAGACTTCCCTCGGCATCCCAATTATTGTCAACTACGTCATGTTCACCATGATCTTGGTCACCTTCTCTGTCATCCTGAGCGTGGTTGTCCTCAACTTGCACCACCGAACGCCTAGCACACACATCATGCCGCACTGGGTTCGAAAA GTCTTCATTCATTTCCTGCCAAAGTACATTGGCATGATGAGGCCGAACCCAGAAGAACCTCTGCTGGACGAAAAGTCTAATGAAGACACACCCCTCCGAAGCTTCAATGGCCGTCAGCCTGGAGGAGAGTACTTCTTTCGCAAGATCAACCCCGATCTTGTTTTACCTTGGAGAGGCAG GTGTGAGAGTACAGTGCAGCTCCAGCGGCTCCCGAACACTGACAACTACTGTCTGATCCTCCCTCCCAACCTGAAATCAGCCATCGCCGCCGTGACATACATGGCCGAGCAGCTGAAGAAGCAGGACGTTGATGACACG ATGACAGGTGACTGGCAATTCATCGCTCTGGTGGTGGACCGTCTCTTCCTCTGGTTGTTTGTCATCATCAGCACCCTGGGCACCTTGGCCATGTTCTTGGATGCCAGTTTCAACTACACTCCTGATAACCCTTTCCCAtag
- the si:dkey-112a7.4 gene encoding uncharacterized protein si:dkey-112a7.4: MYGASGIPELIPPGGPPRQPGPGGQYNPGHPQANGHGGGPSPQRLGQRAPKLGQIGRSKKVDLEDEDLDDIMNNNGQCAVSLSPIS, translated from the exons ATGTACGGAGCTTCAGGGATCCCCGAGCTCATCCCGCCCGGCGGACCGCCCAGGCAGCCCGGCCCGGGAGGCCAGTACAACCCGGGACACCCACAGGCCAACGGCCACGGTGGCGGGCCCAGCCCTCAGAGACTGGGACAGAGGGCACCCAAACTAGGCCAGATCGGTCGGTCCAAGAaag tggACCTGGAGGATGAAGACTTGGATGACATCATGAACAATAACGGACAGTGTGCTGTATCCCTGTCGCCTATCTCCTAA